The Polaribacter tangerinus genome has a segment encoding these proteins:
- the prmA gene encoding 50S ribosomal protein L11 methyltransferase — MDNIYIEYNFTVLPKEPATEILIAELGSVGFESFVETEKGITAYIQKKDWNNLILEDIYCLQSDEFSIDFNFNEVAQTNWNAEWEKNFTPIQVDSLVSIRAPFHENPNLKYDIVIEPKMSFGTGHHETTYMMVQHLLKVNLKEKKVLDMGCGTGILAIFAEMKGANPIDAIDIDNWCYENSIENVASNNCSNIHVFEGDSSLLKEKEYDVIIANINRNILLDDMSVYNNSLKENGVLLLSGFYKEDIEVIDKEVSKFGLKLENFLERNNWVALKYNKL; from the coding sequence ATGGATAATATATATATTGAATACAATTTTACAGTTTTACCAAAGGAACCAGCTACTGAAATTTTAATCGCAGAGTTGGGAAGTGTAGGATTTGAGAGTTTTGTAGAAACTGAAAAAGGGATAACAGCTTACATTCAAAAAAAGGATTGGAATAATCTTATTTTAGAAGATATTTACTGTCTACAATCAGATGAGTTTTCCATTGATTTTAATTTTAATGAAGTTGCTCAAACAAATTGGAATGCAGAATGGGAGAAAAATTTTACACCTATACAAGTTGATAGTTTAGTAAGTATTCGTGCACCTTTTCATGAAAACCCGAATTTAAAGTATGATATAGTCATTGAGCCTAAAATGAGTTTTGGAACTGGGCATCACGAAACAACATATATGATGGTTCAGCATCTCTTGAAAGTAAATTTAAAAGAAAAAAAAGTATTAGACATGGGTTGTGGAACTGGTATTTTAGCAATTTTTGCAGAAATGAAAGGGGCTAACCCAATAGATGCTATTGATATAGATAATTGGTGTTACGAGAACTCTATAGAGAATGTTGCTAGTAATAATTGTAGTAATATTCATGTTTTTGAAGGAGATTCATCACTTTTAAAAGAAAAGGAATATGATGTTATTATAGCAAATATCAATAGAAATATTTTGTTGGATGATATGAGTGTTTATAACAACTCTTTAAAAGAAAATGGAGTCTTATTGTTAAGTGGATTTTACAAAGAGGACATTGAAGTAATAGATAAAGAGGTTTCTAAATTTGGTTTGAAATTAGAAAATTTTTTAGAACGTAATAATTGGGTTGCTTTAAAATACAATAAGTTGTAA
- the tpiA gene encoding triose-phosphate isomerase has translation MRTKIVAGNWKLNNTKEESKKLVKALKKGLKLSKLKNTRVIVAPTFVNLSASLKSAKKSKIEVAAQNMHQAKNGAFTGEVSADMLQSIGINTVILGHSERRTYFNETDTALAEKVSAVLEHQMETIFCFGELLEDRKSNNHFSVVEAQLKNALFHLKSSDWKSIILAYEPVWAIGTGETATAEQAQEMHAFIRGLIANKYTADVADDVSILYGGSVKPTNAEEIFSKPDVDGGLIGGAALNASDFIAIIKAI, from the coding sequence ATGAGAACCAAGATTGTAGCAGGAAACTGGAAACTAAACAACACAAAAGAAGAAAGTAAAAAGTTAGTAAAAGCTTTAAAAAAAGGATTAAAACTCAGTAAATTAAAAAATACACGAGTAATAGTAGCCCCAACATTTGTAAATTTATCAGCTTCTTTAAAGTCTGCCAAGAAATCTAAAATCGAGGTAGCTGCACAAAATATGCATCAGGCTAAAAATGGTGCTTTTACGGGTGAAGTTTCTGCAGATATGCTACAATCTATAGGTATTAATACTGTAATTTTAGGTCACTCAGAAAGAAGAACTTATTTTAATGAAACTGATACAGCACTTGCAGAAAAGGTTTCTGCGGTACTTGAACATCAAATGGAAACTATTTTTTGTTTTGGAGAACTTTTAGAAGACAGAAAATCTAATAATCATTTTTCTGTAGTGGAAGCACAATTAAAAAATGCATTATTTCATTTAAAATCATCAGATTGGAAAAGTATTATACTTGCCTATGAACCTGTTTGGGCTATTGGAACAGGAGAAACAGCAACAGCCGAACAAGCACAGGAAATGCATGCTTTTATAAGAGGATTAATTGCCAATAAATATACAGCAGATGTGGCAGATGATGTATCGATATTATATGGAGGAAGTGTTAAACCAACAAATGCAGAGGAAATTTTTTCTAAACCAGATGTAGATGGTGGTTTAATTGGTGGTGCAGCTTTAAATGCTTCAGATTTTATAGCTATTATTAAAGCGATCTAA
- a CDS encoding TlpA family protein disulfide reductase, with amino-acid sequence MKKLTIIVFILMSSCSFEQPTLFSDKALNDIVYSEHNNQLTIEKMLEKHKGKKVFIDVWASWCGDCVKGLKYVKILQKKYPDVVFLFLSVDKNKVAWKQGIRRFQISGSHYNLPKGMKNGDFVDFINLNWIPRYMVVDEIGQISLFKATNAADIDIEKVLNANQ; translated from the coding sequence ATGAAAAAATTAACAATAATAGTGTTTATTCTTATGAGTAGTTGCAGTTTCGAACAACCAACTTTGTTTTCCGATAAGGCGCTTAATGATATTGTGTATTCAGAGCATAATAATCAGCTAACTATAGAAAAAATGTTAGAAAAGCATAAAGGGAAAAAAGTGTTTATTGATGTATGGGCATCTTGGTGTGGCGATTGTGTTAAGGGCTTAAAATATGTAAAAATTTTACAAAAAAAATATCCAGATGTTGTCTTTTTATTTTTGTCTGTTGATAAAAATAAAGTAGCATGGAAACAAGGAATTCGTAGATTTCAAATTTCAGGAAGTCACTACAATTTACCAAAAGGAATGAAAAATGGTGACTTTGTAGATTTCATAAATTTAAATTGGATACCTAGATATATGGTGGTAGATGAAATAGGACAAATTTCATTATTTAAAGCTACCAATGCTGCAGATATAGATATAGAAAAAGTTTTAAACGCAAATCAATAA